TCGTCGTCCGCGACCGGTCCGGGCAGGCCCGGACCCGGACGGCGAACGGCTCCCCGCGTCCGGACGGACCGGGGTCCGGGCGGACGCGGGGAGCCGTTCGCCGTACCGCGCGGTGGGAATGGTCAGGCCCTAGGTGGTCGGCAGGGCGGCGCGGCGGCCGCGCTCGTACGCCTCGATCTCGTCGGCGTACCGCAGGGTGTCGGAGATCGCGTCGAGCCCGGTGAGCAGGCGGCGGCGGGCGTCCTCGTCCAGGGTGAACGGCTGGACGATGTCGGCGCAGCGCACCTGGAGCCGCTCCAGGTCGACGGTGACCTCGACGGCCGGGTCGGCCTCGATCAGCCGCCAGAGCCGGTCGACCACCTCGGCCGGGACGGTGACGGTCAGCAGGCCGCGCATCAGCGAGTTGCCCCGGAAGATGTCACCGAAGCGCGGGGCGATCACCACCTTGAAGCCGAAGCGCTGCAGCGCCCAGACCGCGGACTCGCGCGAGGAGCCGGTGGCGAAGTCCATCCCGGCGACAAGCACCGTCGCGCCCTGGTGCTCGGGCAGGTTGAGGACGAAGGCCGGGTCGTCGCGCCAGTCCGCGAACAGCGCGTTGGCGTGGCCCTTCCAGCTGAAGTAGGGGACGAACCGTGCCGGGATGATCTGGTCGGTGTCCACGTTGCTGCGGCGCAGCGGCATGGCGGTGCCGGTGTGGGCGGTGAACTTCTCCATGGGACGGGACCTCACAGATCGGCGGGGGCGGCGAGGCGGCCGGCGACCGCGGTGGCGGCGGCGACCGGGGGCGAGACGATGTGGGTGCGCGACCCCTTGCCCTGCCGGCCCTCGAAGTTGCGGTTGCTGGTGGAGGCGGCGCGCTGCCCGGGGCGCAGGCGGTCCTCGTTGAGGGCCGCGCACATCGAGCAGCCCGCGGCCGGGCGGAAGTCGGCGCCGGCCTCGGCGAAGACGGCGTCCAGGCCCTCCTCGACGGCCTGGCGGCGGACCGCCGCCGAGCCGGGGACGATCATCATGTGGAGGCCGTCCGCGACCTTACGGCCCTTGAGGACCTCGGCGGCGGCCCTGAGGTCCTCGATCCGGCCGTTGGTGCAGGAGCCGAGGAAGACGGCGTCGACGGACAGGTCCCGCATCGCCGCGCCGGGCCGCAGGTCCATGTACGCCAGCGCCCGCTCGGCCGCGACCCGCTCCTCGGGGTCGGTGAACTCCTCGGGGGCCGGCACCCGGCCGTCCAGCGGGATGCTCTGGCCCGGGTTGTTGCCCCAGGACACGTACGGGGTGACGGTGCCCGCGTCGATGACGACCTCCTTGTCGTACACCGCGTCCTCGTCGCTGCGGAGCGTGCGCCAGTAGGCCACCTCGGCGTCCCAGTCCGCGCCCTGGGGCATCCCGGGGCGGGTCCTGAGGTAGGCGAAGGTGGTCTCGTCGGGGGCGATCAGTCCGGCCCGGGAGCCGGCCTCGACCGTCATGTTGCAGAGCGTCATGCGGGCTTCCATCGACAGGGCGGTGACCGCCTCGCCCCGGTACTCGACGATGTGGCCCTGGGCGCCGCCGGTGCCGATCCTCGCGATGATGGCCAGGACCAGGTCCTTGGCGGTCACGCCGGGGGCGAGCCGGCCGGTGACGGTGACGGCCATGTCCTTGGGCCGGCTCATCGCCAGGGTCTGGGTGGCCAGCACGTGCTCGACCTGGCTGGTGCCGATGCCGAAGGCGACCGCCCCGAAGGCCCCGAGGGTCGTGGTGTGCGAGTCGCAGCAGACGATCGTCATCCCGGGGCGGACGAGGCCGAGTTCCGGGCCGATCACGTGCACGATGCCCTGGCCGTCGGAGCCGAGCCGGTGCAGCGGGATGCCGAACTCCTCGCAGTTCTGGCGCATCAGCGTGCACTGCCGGCGGCCCGCCGGGTCCTGGATGACCTTGTCGATGGCCACCGTGGGGGTGTTGTGGTCCTCGGTGCCGACCGTCAGGTCCGGCCTGCGCACGGTGCGTCCGGCGGCCCGCAGGTCGTCGAACGCCTGCGGCGTGTTCACCTCGTGCAGGAGGTGCAGGTCGATGTAGAGCAGATCGTCCCCCGCGGCGCTGTGCCGCACGACGTGTGCGTCCCAGGTCTTCTGCGCCAATGTCGAACCCATGTGACTTCGAACCCCCTGATGCCAGTGCTGTACCAATTCGACGAAAAGCGGGGAAAATGTCGCCCCGATCGACTCCCCGGAGTTCCCCGGCCCCCGCCCCGTCACGATGCTGACGTATGGTTAACTTACCTTGAGAGATGTATACGGTGCATAGAGATCTGCCTCACACTGTGAATGTGTGACGTTCGGCACGGCTGGTTCGCAGCCAATCGACAATAGGGCCTCGGGGGGGCGCTTTGTTGCGCCGAGATTAAATCTGCTGTGCCCACGGATCCGTGGAGGACAAGGGGGAACTCCCATGGAGACGCACATATTCCAGGACGAGTGGTTCGCGAACGGGAGCGTGCCCGAACCGGAACCGCGCGTTCTGCTCGCCGACCACGACCCGATCTCCCGGCACGTCCTGCAGAGCGTCCTGCGCAAGACCGACCAGATCCGGTTCGTCGCCAGCGTGGACATGCGGCGACCGTTACGGGAGTGGCCGCTGGAGCAGGTCGACGTGGCCATCCTGGCCGTCGGCCCCCAGGAGGACCACGAGGACATCCTGCGGGAACTGGCCCGGGGCAAGATCCGGGTGCTGCTGGTCGGCATCGGCTGGAGCCGGGAGCGGCTGGACGCCGCCTTCGCCGCCGGGGTCGCCGGCTGCCTGGTGAAGGACACCCGGATCGGCGGCCTGGCCGCCGCGGCCCGCGCGGTCGCCTCCGGCCACACCGTGCTCTCCCCGGAGCTCTTCGGGCTGTACCGGGACGCCTCCCGCGCCGGCGGCGGGGGGCCCGCCACGGCGCCGGGGGGCCCCGGCCCGTCCGGACGCGGACTGCCCGCGCTCACCGACCGCGAGCACGAGGTGCTGGCCCTGCTCGCCGAGGGGCGCTCCACCGCCGAGGCGGCGGCCCTGCTCAACGTCTCCCCGGCCACGGTCAAGAGCCACATCTCGCACTCGCTCGGCAAGCTCGGCGCCCGCAACCGGCTCGAAGCCGTGCTGCTGATGCAGCGGGCGCTCGGCCGCACGGAGTGAACCGGGGAGGCCGGGGGCCCGCCCGAGCGGCGGGCCCCCGGCCTTCGGCTTCCCGGCTTCCCGGCCTCCAGGGCCGGCGGGCCGTCAGTCGCCGACCCGGCCCCGGACCCCGTCGATCCACCGGTCGGCGTGGCGCTCGGCCGCCGCCTCGTCGCGGAAGGCGTAGGTCTTCAGCAGCCAGCGCTCGCGGGCCCGCACCGGGTCGTTGATCTCCACCTTGTCCCGGCTGTGCAGGCCGTCCTGGTTGGCGAAGGAGAACAGGTCGCCGGTCAGGATCCGGTGGCGGGTCTTGTCCGCCCGGACGAGGGCGTTCTTGAGCGCGAGGAGCGCGTCCTTGGCCTCCGGCGGGCTGTCCGGCGCGACGGTGGTGTGGGTGTCGAGGTAGCGGATGCTGTGCTGCCGCAGCAGGATCGGGTGCGCCTCGGAGACCGTCAGGCTGCTGTTGTTGTCCCGCGAGAACACGTCGAACGGCGTGATGAAGTACGGCTTGCGCAGGATCTCCTGCTCCTCGTCGGTGAGGTGGGTCAGCAGGCTGCGGCCCCCGACGAAGCCGGTGTAGATGTAGTCGCCCTCGGGGCAGCGCATCCCCAGCAGCGAGATGAAGTCGGCCCGCACCGGGTGGGCGGTGCGGTCGTTGTGGAAGACCAGCTCGCCGTCGCTGAAGCCGGTCTGCTTGCCGCTGTAGCGGTTGATCGCGACGACGTCGGTGAAGAAGTCCCCGTTGAACCGGGTGTCGTAGGCGAGCAGCGGGGTGCCGGTGAGCTGTCCGAACAGCTCCAGCAGCGTCTCGCCGACGAAGGTCTTCTTCTTCGCGTACTTGTCCGCGAGCGGGTCGTCGTGGTCGAGCTCCGGGACCTCCGGGTCCATCGGGCAGTTGCGCAGCACGTGGGCGTCCGAGCGGCCCGACTCGCGCTCGGCGCGGATCTCCCCGGTCACCTTGGTGAAGAACTCCGGCACCGCGCCGCGCTCCACCACGGCGGCGACCGCGCGGGAGAAGACCGGGTAGTCCTCGTACGGGTTCTCGCGGACGGCGCCCAGGACCGCGGCCAGCTCGTCGCGCTCCGCGTCGGACAGTTCGTAGAACGGTTGCATGGTTTTCCCTCCACAGCGGTTGGCCTCGGGCGCTCCGGCGCTCGGACGCTTCCGTACGGAAAGACTCTCCGTCCCGCCGGTACCGCGGGTCATCGGCCGGCGGATGAAATCCGCCGCTCCCCTCTCGTCCCGAGGAGCACGGAATCCACCAAAGGAGGAGGAGTCCGCCGTGACACCTCCTCCGGTGGACGCCGTTCGGCGAGGATTGACAAAGGAATACGGCCTGTTGTTCGATCTCGCACTGTGGGGGGAGCCGGGCCGCTGACGCGGGCCCGCGAGTTCATTCGGGGAACGGGCCCGAGACCGCCTGTACGGCGCGAATCCGGAGCCGGCCGGCCATTCCCACGCATCTTTGCCTCCGACCGCCGGGGCGCCGCAGCGGCGCCCGCGGTCTTGGACGGGCGAGATGGTTGTCAGGACTTCAGCGGGGGCGGAGTGCATGGCGGTCCGGCGGGCATCGGCCGGTCGGAGTTCTGCCCTTCCCGTTTTCTAGAGAGGGAACGAGTTACCTCATATGGGTAAGTTGAGCAGGCGCACCGTCCTTTCCGGCACCGCGGCCGTCGCCGGCGTGACGGCGGCGCAGATCGGGCTCGGCTCCGCGGCCTCCGCCACGGACGACACCACCGGCACCACCACGACGACGCCCCCGGCGCTGCCGGCCGTCTCCGTCATCCCGAGCGATCCCCGGTACCAGGAGATCACGGTCGGCCACAACACCCGCTGGGTCGGCACTCCCGAGTCCGTGGTGCTGGTGCGCAACACCGCCCAGGTGGTGGCCGCGGTCCAGGACGCGGTCAACTACAGCAAGCGGATCTCGGTCCGCGGCGGCGGCCACTGCTACGCCGACTTCGTCTTCAACCCCGACGTCCAGCGGGTCATCGACATGACCCAGATGGACGAGGTCTACTTCGACAAGACCCGCAACGCCTTCGCGGTCGAGGCCGGTTCGACGCTGCTGCACGTCTACCAGTCCCTGTACAAGGGCTGGGGCGTGGCCCTGCCCGGCGGCCTGTGCTACTCGGTGGGCATCGGCGGCCATGTCTCCGGTGGTGGATTCGGCCTGCTCTCACGGCAGTTCGGCCTGACCGTCGACCACCTGTACGCGGTCGAGGTGGTGGTCGTGGACAGTGCCGGCAAGGCCAAGGCGGTGATCGCCACCCGGGAGACCTCCGACCCCAACCGGGAGCTCTACTGGGCGCACACCGGCGGCGGGGGCGGCAACTTCGGTGTGATCACGCGCTACTGGTTCCGCTCCCCGGGGGCGACCGGCAGCCAGCCCGCGCAGTTCCTGATGCGCCCGCCGAAGGACGTCCTGCTGAGCGCGGTCGCCCTGCCCTGGGCCGACTTCGACCAGACCAAGTTCAGCAACCTGGTCCGCGCGTACGGCACGTGGCACGAGCGCAACAGCACGGTGGGCACCACCGCCTCGGCGCTGACCAGCCTGCTGGTGATGAACCACAAGTCGAACGGCAACATCGGCATCATCACCCAGATCGACGCCTCGCTGCCCGACGCCCAGAAGGTGGTCGAGGACTACCTCTGGGAGATCACGAACACCACCGGGGTGCAGACCCAGCCGCTGACCACCCCGGTCGGCGAGCACGGCCCCCTGCCGGCGTTCTTCACCCCCAAGAAGCTGCCCTGGCTGACCTCGGTCCGCCTGCTCGGCACCAACAACCCCTCGCTGACCAACCCCACCCTGCGCTCGGCGAACAAGTCCGCCTACATGCGCAAGGGCTTCGCCGAGGACCAGATCGCCTCGCTCTACCAGCACCTGACCCGGACCGACT
The window above is part of the Kitasatospora sp. HUAS MG31 genome. Proteins encoded here:
- the leuD gene encoding 3-isopropylmalate dehydratase small subunit, with the translated sequence MEKFTAHTGTAMPLRRSNVDTDQIIPARFVPYFSWKGHANALFADWRDDPAFVLNLPEHQGATVLVAGMDFATGSSRESAVWALQRFGFKVVIAPRFGDIFRGNSLMRGLLTVTVPAEVVDRLWRLIEADPAVEVTVDLERLQVRCADIVQPFTLDEDARRRLLTGLDAISDTLRYADEIEAYERGRRAALPTT
- the leuC gene encoding 3-isopropylmalate dehydratase large subunit, whose product is MGSTLAQKTWDAHVVRHSAAGDDLLYIDLHLLHEVNTPQAFDDLRAAGRTVRRPDLTVGTEDHNTPTVAIDKVIQDPAGRRQCTLMRQNCEEFGIPLHRLGSDGQGIVHVIGPELGLVRPGMTIVCCDSHTTTLGAFGAVAFGIGTSQVEHVLATQTLAMSRPKDMAVTVTGRLAPGVTAKDLVLAIIARIGTGGAQGHIVEYRGEAVTALSMEARMTLCNMTVEAGSRAGLIAPDETTFAYLRTRPGMPQGADWDAEVAYWRTLRSDEDAVYDKEVVIDAGTVTPYVSWGNNPGQSIPLDGRVPAPEEFTDPEERVAAERALAYMDLRPGAAMRDLSVDAVFLGSCTNGRIEDLRAAAEVLKGRKVADGLHMMIVPGSAAVRRQAVEEGLDAVFAEAGADFRPAAGCSMCAALNEDRLRPGQRAASTSNRNFEGRQGKGSRTHIVSPPVAAATAVAGRLAAPADL
- a CDS encoding helix-turn-helix transcriptional regulator, with translation METHIFQDEWFANGSVPEPEPRVLLADHDPISRHVLQSVLRKTDQIRFVASVDMRRPLREWPLEQVDVAILAVGPQEDHEDILRELARGKIRVLLVGIGWSRERLDAAFAAGVAGCLVKDTRIGGLAAAARAVASGHTVLSPELFGLYRDASRAGGGGPATAPGGPGPSGRGLPALTDREHEVLALLAEGRSTAEAAALLNVSPATVKSHISHSLGKLGARNRLEAVLLMQRALGRTE
- a CDS encoding TauD/TfdA family dioxygenase: MQPFYELSDAERDELAAVLGAVRENPYEDYPVFSRAVAAVVERGAVPEFFTKVTGEIRAERESGRSDAHVLRNCPMDPEVPELDHDDPLADKYAKKKTFVGETLLELFGQLTGTPLLAYDTRFNGDFFTDVVAINRYSGKQTGFSDGELVFHNDRTAHPVRADFISLLGMRCPEGDYIYTGFVGGRSLLTHLTDEEQEILRKPYFITPFDVFSRDNNSSLTVSEAHPILLRQHSIRYLDTHTTVAPDSPPEAKDALLALKNALVRADKTRHRILTGDLFSFANQDGLHSRDKVEINDPVRARERWLLKTYAFRDEAAAERHADRWIDGVRGRVGD
- a CDS encoding FAD-binding oxidoreductase, which codes for MGKLSRRTVLSGTAAVAGVTAAQIGLGSAASATDDTTGTTTTTPPALPAVSVIPSDPRYQEITVGHNTRWVGTPESVVLVRNTAQVVAAVQDAVNYSKRISVRGGGHCYADFVFNPDVQRVIDMTQMDEVYFDKTRNAFAVEAGSTLLHVYQSLYKGWGVALPGGLCYSVGIGGHVSGGGFGLLSRQFGLTVDHLYAVEVVVVDSAGKAKAVIATRETSDPNRELYWAHTGGGGGNFGVITRYWFRSPGATGSQPAQFLMRPPKDVLLSAVALPWADFDQTKFSNLVRAYGTWHERNSTVGTTASALTSLLVMNHKSNGNIGIITQIDASLPDAQKVVEDYLWEITNTTGVQTQPLTTPVGEHGPLPAFFTPKKLPWLTSVRLLGTNNPSLTNPTLRSANKSAYMRKGFAEDQIASLYQHLTRTDYVNPVANVMLFGYGSKVNTVGATDTASAQRDSVFKALFSTQWSKASDDAVNVAWLREIYTQVYSSGGGYPVPGPRTDGCYINYPDTDIVDPAQNTSGVPWSTLYYKDHYPRLQQVKAKYDPQNVFRHSQSVELPK